A genome region from bacterium includes the following:
- a CDS encoding methyltransferase domain-containing protein translates to MNLGKYWRNKFDQLALKDMPVWQQASWWYEYIVENQKRFVDNGLRKHSGSKQLLVADIGCGPGINIQQLVKLGHKAVGLDYSINGLMVAKKSAGTDNCQLINGNVSFMPLKEKIFDAVLFFGVLQTADDPERQIKQLSGLLKPNGILLMSTLRQHSIWELPFWPIHILSLQGYYPCISNRNLEVIKSRDLLIPRPTDDKEQQLKRYSTDKIKSWLASAGFHKITFKYDGPLEYFPHLSNSIMTYVRAFKK, encoded by the coding sequence ATGAACTTGGGAAAATACTGGCGTAATAAATTTGACCAGTTAGCGCTTAAAGATATGCCTGTTTGGCAACAAGCCAGTTGGTGGTATGAGTATATTGTCGAAAACCAGAAAAGGTTCGTTGATAACGGTTTGCGGAAGCATTCAGGCAGCAAACAGCTTTTAGTGGCTGATATCGGTTGCGGGCCGGGGATAAACATTCAACAATTAGTGAAATTGGGGCATAAAGCAGTGGGGTTGGATTACTCCATCAATGGTCTTATGGTTGCAAAAAAGAGCGCGGGAACTGACAATTGTCAGTTAATAAATGGAAATGTTTCATTTATGCCTTTAAAAGAGAAGATTTTTGATGCAGTGTTATTTTTTGGCGTTTTGCAAACGGCAGATGATCCTGAAAGACAGATCAAACAGTTATCAGGGCTTTTAAAACCAAATGGTATTTTGCTGATGTCCACCCTGCGGCAGCATTCCATCTGGGAGTTACCTTTCTGGCCAATCCATATATTATCCCTGCAGGGTTATTATCCCTGTATTTCAAACAGGAATTTAGAGGTGATCAAAAGCAGAGACCTTCTGATACCCCGGCCGACAGACGATAAAGAACAACAGCTAAAAAGATATTCTACGGACAAAATAAAATCATGGCTGGCCAGTGCCGGCTTTCATAAAATCACATTCAAATATGACGGTCCGTTAGAATATTTTCCCCATCTATCCAATTCCATAATGACCTATGTCAGAGCATTTAAAAAATAA